A region of Daphnia carinata strain CSIRO-1 chromosome 10, CSIRO_AGI_Dcar_HiC_V3, whole genome shotgun sequence DNA encodes the following proteins:
- the LOC130701229 gene encoding uncharacterized protein LOC130701229, with product MKTFMIVVVFVVFVVIGTFANPVAPVAADDQVGDSHDLETAEHLLEIIEKKIAKLYKKCLKHGGCQPSYGYSNYGHSADYGHGSSYGHHSGYDSYGSGSPVYY from the exons ATGAAAACTTTTATG ATTGTTGTGGTGTTTGTCGTCTTCGTGGTAATTGGCACGTTCGCCAATCCTGTGGCACCTGTGGCTGCTGATGATCAAGTTGGTGACTCACACGATCTGGAAACAGCAGAACATTTACTTGaaattattgaaaagaaaatagctaAACTTTACAAG AAATGCTTGAAACATGGAGGCTGCCAACCATCGTACGGATACTCAAATTATGGCCATTCGGCTGATTACGGCCATGGATCAAGTTATGGCCATCATTCTGGTTATGATAGCTATGGA